The window AGGCAACATATCGAAATATATAGCTTAAGTCAATAGAATTTCTGCAGTGCGACTGTATTAGCTATGCAGCAACTTCACGGATCTAGGGTATACTACATTCGTAGCTTAGCAATGCGTACTTTTTGAGACGCAGGTCTCAGAGGGCATCCGCTGAGAGCGGGATATTTTCGGGCCGGGCAGGTTTTGGCACAAGATTCTAAAATAATTGATTTTTATCAGCATGGCGCGTAGTCTTCGTTCCTTTTCAAAGGAGACGACCATTGCGCTACCAGCAAGACGGATATTTCAGTTTGAGACGACGACATTTATGGACTACATTGCGAATCTGGAACCCTTCTTATGAAAGTTTTAAAATGCTGTCATTAAGACAATTTCGGGTTGCCGCTGAGAAGAACGATAAAGATTTGAGATGGTTATTGCTGGCAAGAAGAAGGCCTGGAGGAAAGAATTCACCTTCTCCCTCTGTGCAAGGAAAATCTTGTTTCCGAAAACACTGGCAAGGTTGATGCATCTGTTGTTATGATTGAGGACATCCTTCAGGAGGCGGGCATGAGCAATGTGATCGGAAAGAATTTCGCCCTGATTGGCGCGGGCGGGTATGTGGCTCCCAAGCATCTGCGGGCCATTCGAGATGTGGGGGGCAAGCTGGTTTCGGCCATGGATCCGGCGGATTCTGTGGGTATATTGGACAGCTACTTCTATGACGTGGAGTTTTTCACCGAATTTGAGCGCTTTGACCGGCATGCGGAGAAAATGCGCCGAATGGGCGAGGAATACCGCATTCACTATGTGTCCATCTGCACCCCCAACTATCTGCACGATGCGCATATGCGTTTTGCTCTACGTATCGGCGCGGACGCAATCTGTGAAAAACCTCTTGTTCTCAACCCTTGGAACTTGGATGTGCTGGAAGAAATGGAACAGGATGCGGGGCGACGCGTCAATTGTATTCTCCAACTCAGACTGCACCCCAGCATCATCGCCTTGAAGCGAAAAATTGACGCCCTGCCTTCAGGGCGAAAGCATTCCATCGACCTAAGCTACATCACCTCCAGGGGGCGCTGGTATTTTACCTCCTGGAAGGGCAACCCGGAAAAATCCGGCGGCATTGCCACGAACATCGGCATTCATTTTTTTGACATGCTTCTGTGGATTTTCGGCCCCCCCCAACACAAGGAAGTCCACCATTCAAGCCCCAAACGCATGGCTGGTTATATTGAACTGGAAAAGGCCAAGGTGCGCTGGTACTTATCCGTTGACCGCACCGACTTGCCGCAGTCCGCTATTGAGGAAGGCAAGCCGGCCTATCGCTCCATCACCATTGACGGCGAGGAGCTGGAATTCTCCGGTGGGTTCACGGATCTGCACACCCAAAGCTATGAACAAATTCTGGCTGGCAATGGGTTCGGCCTGTCCGTCGCACGCCCTTCGATCCATCTGGTCTCGGAACTGCGCCAAGCTAATCCGGTCAGCCGGGAGAATGGCACGGTGCATCCGCTGCTACGTAATAGGTTATAATGCAATTATTTTTTACAATCGGCTATGGCGGTGAATACTGCATGGCAATAAATCAAGGTATCTCAGCATGAATAAAGATAATCTAAGAATTGGTTTGTTAACGTGCATATGGAAAAGACATAATCTCACCAATATCGTTTTAAATTATTATAAAAAGTTACAAAATGATTTAATGAAATCTAATATTGAATTAGAACTTGTAGCTGTTGGTTCTGAAAAAGATGTCAGCAAAAAATTATCTCTTATGAATAATTTTGATTATGTTGAAGCTCCAAATACTCCTTTGGGTTCTAAGTGGAACGCTGGTTGTTTGAAAATGCAAGAAAAGCAAGTTGATGCCACAGTTATTGTAGGTTCAGATGATCTTTTAAACAAAGAAATTTTTTTATTATATAAAGAATGCTTGCTTGGTTCTGCATTGTATATTGGGTTTACGCAGCTATATTTTTATGAATTGCAAAGTGGCAAAATTCTTTTATGGAAAGGATATAACGATGGAAGGAACGTAAAAACAATAGGTTTAGGTAGATGTATACATAAGTCATATCTTGAGATGTTAAATTGGAAGCTATGGAGTGATAATATTGATTGTGGTCTTGATAAAAATATGACTGAAAGACTTTCAACAAAATCATATTTTATTGAAAACTTGGATAAACATCTGCGATTCAAATGCGAATCAAACCCATTTTTCCCTCTTGATATAAAAACAGATTTGAATATGTGGTCTTATTCACAAATAAAAAATCTGTCTGAAAATATTGAATTTGATGAGGACGGATTTATCAGTAATATTTATACAGATAATGTTTACAATAGTCTTATTAAATTGAGGAAAAGGTTGCTTTCTTGTAACTAAATTTTATAATTAGCAGTGGCGATTTAAAAATGAAAAAAATTTCAATATGCATTTTTACATATAATAGATGCAAATATTTAAGTTGCGCTATCAACAGTATAGCATGCCAGATTGATGCTCAATGCGAGGTTATTTTAGTTGATGACGGTTCAACAGATAACACCAGGGATTTGGTTAATGAATACAAATTTATTAATTATTACTACCAAAACAATCAAGGTGCTCCATCTGCGAGAAATAAATGCATAGAGCTATCAGAAGGAGAATATCTATTGTGGCTTGGTAGTGACGATATTTTGCTGCCAGGAACTCTTAAAATTTATATTAATGCGATTAATCAGCACAAGGAATGTAATGTTTTTTATGGAAATTATTTACAATTTGGCGCAAGAAATGCTTTCCGCCCATTCCCTAATTATGAAAAAAGAAATACTTTTTTAGGTGCATATCTTGTAAACGGAAATAAAATTCCTGATGGTGGAACATTAATAAAAAAAAATGTATACGATTTGGCAGGTCACTATAATATAGAATTTCAAAGATGTAATGATTATGAGTTTTGGACAAGAGCTATTAAATATGCAAAATTTTTTCATATTAGAAAAACGGTATATGCTTGGCGTGTTCATGATCAAAACATGACATATCAAAACCCTGATTATTCTTATGAATGTAGAGCAATACAAAATCTAGTAGATAGGTATCCAAGAAAAACAATTTTTCCCCAATACAATTGGAATAACGTCAAACTTGCAGAAGCCCAAACCCAATTACTTTTAGGACAAATATTTCTAAGTTTGGGGG is drawn from Desulfonatronum thiodismutans and contains these coding sequences:
- a CDS encoding Gfo/Idh/MocA family protein, encoding MSNVIGKNFALIGAGGYVAPKHLRAIRDVGGKLVSAMDPADSVGILDSYFYDVEFFTEFERFDRHAEKMRRMGEEYRIHYVSICTPNYLHDAHMRFALRIGADAICEKPLVLNPWNLDVLEEMEQDAGRRVNCILQLRLHPSIIALKRKIDALPSGRKHSIDLSYITSRGRWYFTSWKGNPEKSGGIATNIGIHFFDMLLWIFGPPQHKEVHHSSPKRMAGYIELEKAKVRWYLSVDRTDLPQSAIEEGKPAYRSITIDGEELEFSGGFTDLHTQSYEQILAGNGFGLSVARPSIHLVSELRQANPVSRENGTVHPLLRNRL